TGACAGGTGGTGCGGAGGGGCAGAGTTCGGCCTCTTCTAAAACCACGCCCGGTACCCAGACCGTCGAGGAGGAGGAGCGGGTCTATCCTATTGCCCCAGGGGTTTGGTATCCCGGTGAACCTCTTCCCGAGAAAGCAATGCGATATTACAGGGTGAGGTGTTGGCCCGGTTGCCATCGGGGAAGCTCCTACGGCAAGTATCCGGATAGGCCCTTGAACATGAAACCCATATTCCCGACAAGTTCGTTGGATCTCTGTCCCTCTGGCAAGGGTGAAGGCGGATGAGGGGCGAACATCCCCATCCGTCGCCCTCAGGCTCTCGCGAAGACTCTTTCGGGGTGTGCGAGTAGAGGGGATCTCGCCCCTTGTCTTGGACTGCCTGAGGAAACCGCGCATCACCGTGGATGGGTAGCCCGCCGCTTCGGCAGCATTGCTCGGGAACGAGGGTGTTCTCCAGGATTCAGCAGCTGCCTTTTGTTCCTTGCAAAGTGCCCTTTCCCGTGCTAACCTGTTCCACCTGGGACCGGAAAGGCCTTTAGAAAGGGGCTTTGCCTCGATTAATGAAGATGATAGGGGGGAGAGTCATGGCTGGGGTGAATAAGGTGATTCTTATCGGGCGGTTGGGAGCCGATCCTGAGATCAGATACACCAATACCGGGACGGCGGTGGCGAATTTCTCGCTGGCCACCAGTACCAACTGGGTGAACAAGGACGGGGAGCGTGAAGAGAAGACCGAGTGGCACCGGGTGGTGGCTTTCGGACGGCTTGGCGAAATCTGCGGTGAGTATCTGAGCAAGGGCAAGCAGGTCTATGTTGAGGGCCGGTTGCAGACACGGTCCTGGGAGGATAAGGACGGCAACAGGCGGAAAACCACCGAGATTGTGGCCCTCCAGTTGCAGATGTTGGGTGCTCCCTCAGGGGACCGCCCACCGATAGAAGAGGAGACTGTGCCCCGCCCCGAAGAACCCGTGGGTGAAGATGATATTCCTTTCTGATCGGTGGTTGGATCAGGCTTCAGGGACCTTCCGGTTTTGCCACGAGAAATCGGGTCCGGCCGGCAGGGACGGGGAAACCAGCGACCGCGGCACAAGAGGCCTTTTGCTCGCCTTCCGGTCGTGGCCTCGAAAGTGTCTCACCGTTTTTTTCTCTTCGCCGCCTTTTCGAAAACCTGGATGATCTTGGGTGAGACGTAGACGGGATCGAGCTTCATGTGGGGGTTCACCTTGAGGGCTTCCAGGAATGAGTCCTCGGCTTTGGTGCGTTCGTCGAGGGCCACGTAAGCGTATGCAAGAAAGCGGTATGCCTTGGCAACGTCCTGCTTGCCTTTCAATCCGGACTCGAGGGCCTTTTGCAGGTTTCTGACCGCACCGGAATAATCACCCGTGAAGTAGTTCTTTACGCCCCTTTCCAGGAATGCCTCTGCCCTGTTCGTTGCGGCTACGCTCCCCGGTAGGGGAGTGTTGACGGCACGGCTCTTTCTCTTCACGATTCTCAGGTCTCCAATGGGCAGGATCAAGTGGGTGCCGGGCCTGAGTGTGAAAGGATACCCGATACGGTTGTACGAGGCTATGAGATCGAAGGCGGCGGTGTCACCGTAGTACCGCTGCGCGATCTTCGAAAGGGACTCTCCCCTTCTCACGGTGTGAGGTATTTCCACGGGCAAAAGGATGTTCATGCCCGCGGTAAGGTTTCTGGGATCCTTGATCCCATTGAGCTTTGCCAGCCCCCGAGACTTTCCGGGATCATTGAGATACTTCTTGGCGATGAGAGACAGGGTCTCCCCTTTTCTCACGCGGTGCGTCCTG
This genomic interval from Deltaproteobacteria bacterium contains the following:
- a CDS encoding LysM peptidoglycan-binding domain-containing protein, whose protein sequence is MRPDIPRTVRRIAAVTVFLLFQAVPCQAFVRHTIQKGESLAIVAKHYYGDPAKAFLLMKYNGINNPRRIKPGWTIVIPEVRTHRVRKGETLSLIAKKYLNDPGKSRGLAKLNGIKDPRNLTAGMNILLPVEIPHTVRRGESLSKIAQRYYGDTAAFDLIASYNRIGYPFTLRPGTHLILPIGDLRIVKRKSRAVNTPLPGSVAATNRAEAFLERGVKNYFTGDYSGAVRNLQKALESGLKGKQDVAKAYRFLAYAYVALDERTKAEDSFLEALKVNPHMKLDPVYVSPKIIQVFEKAAKRKKR
- a CDS encoding single-stranded DNA-binding protein, translated to MAGVNKVILIGRLGADPEIRYTNTGTAVANFSLATSTNWVNKDGEREEKTEWHRVVAFGRLGEICGEYLSKGKQVYVEGRLQTRSWEDKDGNRRKTTEIVALQLQMLGAPSGDRPPIEEETVPRPEEPVGEDDIPF